Proteins from one Comamonas flocculans genomic window:
- a CDS encoding FGGY-family carbohydrate kinase: protein MPEPCVLAIDSGTQSVRALLFDLRGRLLDKAQVPVTSYRSPQPGWMENEPEAFWQTLCAATRELLQRTSVPRGAIAGVVLTTQRATPVSLDAQGRPLRPSMIWLDQRRAAHAARLPWWWELALRSTGMRETVRHFQHEAEANWIAQHQSEVWARTAHYLLLSGWLHWRLSGRMVDSSASQVGYVPFDYRRGRWAAAWDWKWHALPVRRAMLPELVAPGSVIGRVSAQAALDSGLPAGLPLVAGAADKACEVLGAGCLTPEIGCLSYGTAATFNTTTARYLEATRFVPPYPAAIPGHYNTEVQITRGFWMVNWFKEQFGQDETREAARLGVVPESLFDALIEQVPPGALGLTLQPYWNPGIKRPGPEAKGAIIGFGDVHTRAHLYRAILEGLAYALREAKERIERRGGARITRLRVSGGGSQSDAALQITANVFNLPAERPELFETSGLGAAIIASVGLGLHPDYASAVRAMVRTGRVFQPQPEHVQTYEQLYRQVYLRMYDRLQPLYRALRAITGYPSSDH, encoded by the coding sequence ATGCCTGAGCCCTGCGTGCTCGCGATCGACAGCGGCACGCAAAGCGTGCGCGCGCTGCTCTTCGACCTGCGGGGGCGGCTGCTGGACAAGGCGCAGGTGCCGGTCACCAGCTACCGCTCGCCCCAGCCGGGCTGGATGGAAAACGAGCCCGAAGCCTTCTGGCAGACCCTGTGCGCCGCCACCCGCGAGCTGCTGCAGCGCACCAGCGTGCCCCGGGGGGCGATCGCCGGCGTCGTCCTGACCACGCAGCGCGCCACGCCGGTGAGCCTGGACGCGCAGGGCCGGCCGCTGCGCCCCTCGATGATCTGGCTGGACCAGCGCCGCGCCGCCCATGCCGCGCGCCTGCCCTGGTGGTGGGAACTGGCGCTGCGCAGCACGGGCATGCGCGAGACGGTGCGCCACTTCCAGCACGAGGCCGAGGCCAACTGGATCGCCCAGCACCAGAGCGAAGTCTGGGCGCGCACCGCCCACTACCTGCTGCTGTCGGGCTGGCTGCACTGGCGCCTGAGCGGCCGCATGGTCGACTCCAGCGCCTCGCAGGTGGGCTATGTGCCGTTCGACTACAGGCGCGGGCGCTGGGCCGCGGCCTGGGACTGGAAGTGGCACGCGCTGCCGGTGCGCCGCGCCATGCTGCCCGAGCTGGTGGCGCCGGGCAGCGTGATCGGCCGGGTCAGCGCGCAGGCGGCGCTCGACAGTGGCCTGCCCGCCGGCCTGCCGCTGGTGGCCGGCGCGGCCGACAAGGCCTGCGAGGTGCTGGGCGCGGGCTGCCTCACGCCCGAGATCGGGTGCCTGTCCTACGGTACGGCCGCCACCTTCAACACCACCACCGCGCGCTACCTGGAGGCCACGCGCTTCGTGCCGCCCTACCCCGCAGCCATCCCCGGGCACTACAACACCGAGGTGCAGATCACGCGCGGCTTCTGGATGGTCAACTGGTTCAAGGAGCAGTTCGGCCAGGACGAAACCCGCGAAGCCGCGCGCCTGGGCGTGGTGCCCGAAAGCCTGTTCGACGCGCTGATCGAGCAGGTACCCCCCGGTGCGCTGGGCCTGACGCTGCAGCCCTACTGGAACCCCGGCATCAAGCGCCCCGGCCCCGAAGCCAAGGGCGCCATCATCGGCTTTGGCGACGTGCACACCCGCGCGCACCTGTACCGCGCCATCCTCGAAGGGCTGGCCTACGCGCTGCGCGAGGCCAAGGAGCGCATAGAGCGGCGCGGCGGCGCGCGCATCACGCGCCTGCGCGTCTCGGGCGGCGGCTCGCAGAGCGACGCGGCGCTGCAGATCACCGCCAACGTCTTCAACCTGCCGGCCGAGCGCCCCGAGCTGTTCGAGACCAGCGGCCTGGGCGCGGCCATCATCGCCAGCGTCGGCCTGGGCCTGCACCCGGACTACGCCAGCGCGGTGCGCGCCATGGTGCGCACCGGCCGCGTGTTCCAGCCCCAGCCCGAGCACGTGCAGACCTACGAGCAGCTCTACCGCCAGGTCTATCTACGCATGTACGATCGCCTGCAGCCGCTGTACCGGGCGCTGCGCGCGATCACCGGCTACCCGTCCAGCGACCATTGA
- a CDS encoding threonine ammonia-lyase: MLQFADIQQAAERVAGQVLNTPCVESRTLSEITGAQVFLKMENLQFTGSFKERGACNKLVQLSDEERGRGVIAMSAGNHAQGVAYRAQQLGIPATIVMPGFTPSVKVMRTQGFGARVILHGSSLEEAAVHARELAASEQLTLVHPYDDLAIMAGQGTLAMEMLAAQPELQVLVVPVGGGGLIAGIATAAKALKPSIEVVGVQVQRFPAMVNAIQGTHYEQGSSTIAEGIAVGAPGVHCVEVIRERVDELLLVDEGDIEQAIVLLLEIEKTLAEGAGAASLAALVRHRERFAGKQVGMVLSGGNMDPQLLAQIIGRAMVRSGRLARVVVSARDVPGSLARITALVAEAGANVDEVHHQRAFTLLAAQNVEIEMVLQTRSREHAAEVIERLRAAGLEVRQVQ, encoded by the coding sequence ATGCTTCAATTTGCCGACATCCAGCAGGCCGCCGAGCGCGTGGCCGGGCAGGTGCTCAACACGCCGTGCGTCGAGTCGCGCACGCTCTCCGAAATCACCGGCGCGCAGGTTTTCCTGAAGATGGAAAACCTGCAGTTCACCGGCTCCTTCAAGGAGCGCGGCGCCTGCAACAAGCTGGTGCAGCTGTCCGATGAAGAGCGCGGCCGCGGCGTGATCGCGATGAGCGCGGGCAACCATGCCCAGGGCGTGGCCTACCGTGCGCAGCAGCTGGGCATCCCTGCCACCATCGTCATGCCGGGCTTCACGCCCAGCGTGAAGGTGATGCGTACCCAGGGCTTTGGCGCGCGCGTGATCCTGCACGGCAGCTCGCTGGAAGAGGCGGCGGTGCACGCGCGCGAACTGGCCGCGAGCGAGCAGCTCACGCTGGTGCACCCCTACGACGACCTGGCCATCATGGCCGGGCAGGGCACGCTGGCGATGGAGATGCTCGCGGCCCAGCCTGAGCTGCAGGTGCTGGTCGTGCCGGTGGGCGGCGGCGGCCTGATAGCAGGCATCGCCACCGCGGCCAAGGCGCTCAAGCCATCGATCGAGGTGGTGGGCGTGCAGGTGCAGCGCTTTCCGGCCATGGTCAATGCCATCCAGGGCACGCACTACGAGCAGGGCAGCAGCACCATCGCCGAAGGCATCGCGGTGGGCGCGCCCGGCGTGCACTGCGTGGAGGTGATCCGCGAACGCGTGGACGAGCTGCTGCTGGTGGACGAGGGCGACATCGAGCAGGCCATCGTGCTGCTGCTGGAGATCGAAAAAACCCTGGCCGAGGGCGCGGGCGCGGCCTCGCTCGCCGCGCTGGTGCGCCACCGCGAGCGCTTTGCCGGCAAGCAGGTCGGCATGGTGCTCTCGGGCGGCAACATGGACCCGCAGCTGCTCGCGCAGATCATCGGCCGCGCCATGGTGCGCTCCGGCCGCCTGGCGCGCGTGGTGGTGAGTGCGCGCGACGTCCCCGGCAGCCTTGCGCGCATCACCGCGCTGGTGGCCGAGGCCGGGGCCAACGTCGACGAGGTGCACCACCAGCGCGCCTTCACGCTGCTGGCGGCGCAGAACGTCGAGATCGAGATGGTGCTGCAGACGCGCAGCCGCGAGCACGCCGCCGAGGTCATCGAACGCCTGCGCGCCGCGGGGCTGGAGGTGCGCCAGGTGCAATGA
- a CDS encoding phospholipase produces MPILQRLLLAAAVLAASAAPAWAWSNHALAAYRAFEVLPEVAQAAPVKAEPLEDFLAAEAQPIAELLTAQDAWARAHIAHYPPLPEALRFDPAIVNAGPQALRRAFLMALRVSPESRLALYLQPDPLAPPPAAERMPHDEVSALPLREKDGEKHHFVRLAPGETVAPLAVLASASDEPDYGMDVNLFEDSPSDWGPRYGFGKLPFGNPALDFATQAPFHMGYYHESRLIYAAAGFLKRTFPLLRVHQYHGLAELAFRSGHPYWGWRFAGLAAHYVQDLTQPYHASLAPGFSSARLIGIQLLALAGMEGGKNDMIVLLSNRHFVLERLESQMIQTGRDSPAGQALRQVLHDSTRDAGYGPWGETSLRDLVAGEAAAQGEAVTAQMLASAPARYVDDPRFDFGIEGGRIDLMAEMARQSPEAQAALQASIAALMRHFGAHSRNLVRAILAQSEDKP; encoded by the coding sequence ATGCCCATCCTGCAACGTTTGCTGCTCGCCGCCGCCGTGCTGGCGGCCAGCGCCGCCCCCGCCTGGGCCTGGAGCAACCATGCGCTGGCCGCCTACCGCGCCTTCGAGGTGCTGCCCGAGGTCGCACAGGCCGCCCCGGTCAAGGCCGAGCCGCTGGAGGACTTCCTCGCCGCCGAGGCCCAGCCGATCGCCGAGCTGCTGACCGCCCAGGATGCCTGGGCGCGCGCGCACATCGCCCACTACCCGCCGCTGCCCGAGGCGCTGCGCTTCGACCCGGCCATCGTGAACGCAGGGCCGCAGGCGCTGCGCCGCGCCTTCCTGATGGCGCTGCGCGTCTCGCCCGAGAGCCGCCTGGCGCTGTACCTGCAGCCCGACCCTCTGGCCCCGCCCCCTGCGGCCGAGCGCATGCCGCACGACGAAGTCAGCGCCCTGCCGCTGCGCGAGAAGGACGGGGAAAAACACCACTTCGTGCGCCTGGCCCCCGGCGAGACAGTGGCGCCGCTGGCGGTGCTGGCCTCGGCCAGCGACGAGCCCGACTACGGCATGGACGTGAATCTGTTCGAGGACAGCCCCTCCGACTGGGGCCCGCGCTACGGCTTCGGCAAGCTGCCCTTCGGCAACCCGGCGCTGGACTTCGCCACGCAGGCGCCGTTTCACATGGGCTACTACCACGAATCCAGGCTGATCTACGCCGCGGCCGGTTTCCTCAAACGCACCTTCCCGCTGCTGCGCGTACACCAGTACCATGGCCTGGCCGAACTGGCTTTTCGCAGCGGCCACCCCTACTGGGGCTGGCGCTTTGCCGGCCTGGCCGCGCACTACGTGCAAGACCTCACCCAGCCCTACCACGCCAGCCTGGCGCCAGGCTTTTCCAGCGCGCGCCTGATCGGCATCCAGCTGCTGGCGCTGGCGGGCATGGAGGGCGGCAAGAACGACATGATCGTGCTGCTCTCCAACCGGCACTTCGTGCTCGAACGGCTGGAGAGCCAGATGATCCAGACCGGCCGGGACAGCCCCGCCGGCCAGGCGCTGCGTCAGGTGCTGCACGACAGCACCCGCGACGCGGGCTACGGCCCCTGGGGCGAAACCAGCCTGCGCGACCTGGTCGCGGGCGAAGCCGCGGCCCAGGGCGAGGCGGTGACCGCGCAAATGCTCGCCTCGGCCCCCGCGCGCTACGTGGACGACCCGCGCTTTGATTTCGGCATCGAGGGCGGGCGCATCGACCTGATGGCCGAGATGGCCCGCCAGAGCCCCGAAGCCCAGGCCGCGCTGCAGGCGAGCATCGCCGCGCTGATGCGCCACTTCGGCGCGCACAGCCGCAATCTGGTGCGCGCCATCCTGGCGCAGTCTGAAGACAAGCCGTAG
- a CDS encoding polyamine aminopropyltransferase has translation MAQAPAAAAPPRPIAVALLASVFVIAACGLLYELAAGALASYLLGDSVLQFSTIIGTYLFAMGVGSWLSRYLERQLPAHFLRIELLVALIGGMLPGVLFVANAWLPEAFRLLLYGIVFVVGALVGLEIPLVIRILQRDVALKTLVSQVLTFDYLGALAVSLAFPLLLVPYLGLIRSGLLFGLMNAAVAVWALWLFRHELPRFAEHVAACVMVVVLLAAGMWGAGTITTLAEDHFYQSPIAFAATSPYQRIVVTHGRRGHRLYLNGNLQFAESDEYRYHEALVHPAMAAHGAPRRVAVLGGGDGMAVREVLKYPSVQSVTLVELDPAMTQLFRDTPQLARLNHHSLSDPRVQVVNEDAFQWLQRGAPGVAGPSRDAGTPSGGGEPAQRRSRGADDFFDVIVVDFPDPTNFAIGKLYTNSFYALLAERLAASGYAVIQTTSPLIARRSFWTVVQSVEAAGLATTPYHVHVPSFGEWGFVIASRRPWRMPPGLPGGLRFLDLGALPAMLEFPLDMARVPAEVNRLSNQVLVHTYEQEWGRVSP, from the coding sequence ATGGCGCAAGCCCCCGCCGCTGCCGCGCCGCCGCGCCCCATCGCCGTGGCGCTGCTGGCCAGCGTCTTCGTGATCGCCGCCTGCGGGCTGCTGTACGAGCTTGCGGCCGGGGCGCTGGCCTCCTACCTGCTGGGCGACTCGGTCCTGCAGTTCTCCACCATCATCGGCACCTACCTGTTCGCCATGGGCGTGGGCTCGTGGCTGTCGCGCTACCTGGAGCGCCAGCTGCCCGCGCACTTCCTGCGCATCGAGCTGCTGGTGGCGCTCATCGGCGGCATGCTGCCCGGGGTGCTGTTCGTGGCCAATGCCTGGCTGCCCGAGGCGTTTCGCCTGCTGCTGTACGGCATCGTCTTCGTGGTCGGCGCGCTGGTGGGGCTGGAGATCCCGCTGGTGATACGCATCCTGCAGCGCGACGTGGCGCTCAAGACCCTGGTCAGCCAGGTGCTCACCTTCGACTACCTCGGTGCGCTGGCGGTGTCGCTGGCGTTCCCGCTGCTGCTCGTGCCCTACCTCGGGCTGATCCGCTCGGGGCTGCTGTTCGGCCTGATGAACGCGGCCGTCGCGGTCTGGGCGCTGTGGCTGTTTCGCCATGAGCTGCCGCGCTTTGCCGAGCACGTGGCGGCCTGCGTGATGGTGGTCGTGCTGCTGGCCGCGGGCATGTGGGGCGCGGGCACCATCACCACGCTGGCCGAGGACCACTTCTACCAGAGCCCGATCGCGTTCGCCGCGACCTCGCCTTACCAGCGCATCGTGGTCACGCACGGGCGGCGCGGCCACCGGCTGTATCTCAACGGCAACCTGCAGTTCGCCGAGAGCGACGAATACCGCTACCACGAGGCGCTGGTGCACCCGGCCATGGCCGCGCACGGCGCGCCCCGGCGCGTGGCGGTGCTGGGCGGCGGCGACGGCATGGCGGTGCGCGAGGTGCTCAAGTACCCCTCGGTGCAGTCGGTCACGCTGGTCGAGCTGGACCCGGCGATGACGCAGCTGTTTCGCGACACGCCCCAGCTCGCCCGGCTCAACCACCACAGCCTGTCGGACCCGCGCGTGCAGGTGGTCAATGAAGACGCCTTCCAGTGGCTGCAGCGGGGGGCGCCCGGCGTCGCCGGTCCGTCCCGGGACGCGGGGACTCCCTCGGGGGGCGGCGAGCCAGCGCAGCGGCGCAGCAGGGGGGCGGACGATTTTTTCGACGTGATCGTGGTGGACTTCCCCGACCCGACCAACTTCGCCATCGGCAAGCTCTACACCAACAGCTTCTACGCGCTGCTGGCCGAGCGCCTGGCGGCCAGCGGCTACGCGGTGATCCAGACCACCTCGCCGCTGATCGCGCGGCGCAGCTTCTGGACGGTGGTGCAGAGCGTGGAGGCGGCGGGTCTGGCGACCACGCCCTACCACGTGCACGTGCCCAGCTTCGGCGAATGGGGCTTCGTCATCGCCAGCCGCCGGCCCTGGCGCATGCCGCCCGGCCTGCCCGGGGGGCTGCGCTTCCTGGACCTGGGCGCGTTGCCCGCGATGCTCGAATTTCCGCTGGACATGGCGCGCGTTCCCGCCGAGGTCAACCGCCTGTCCAACCAGGTGCTGGTGCACACTTACGAGCAGGAATGGGGACGTGTATCGCCCTGA
- a CDS encoding SPFH domain-containing protein → MALMDFLKKQFIDVLQWTEDGDGTLAWRYPMRDMEIQTGAQLVVRESQMAMFVNEGQVADVFGAGTHKLVTQNLPLLTNLKNWDKLFESPFKSDVYFFSTRQQLDQKWGTPQPITIRDAEFGAVRLRAFGNYAWRIVDPRLFYTEVSGTREKYGTEEVEGQLRGLVLQNISNAIAASGVPFLDLAANQSMFAQALVTQLAPEFARLGIKIEGFTVQNLSLPDELQKVLDQKIGMGMVGGDMGKFMQYQTAQAIPEMAKGVGSGGDGGGLAGAGLGMGAGVAMGQILAQNMQSALQPQAPAAAAGSAAAGAGAAGVKAEDVMAMLEKLGELKSKGILTDEEFAAKKAELLKKLV, encoded by the coding sequence ATGGCCCTGATGGATTTCCTCAAGAAACAGTTCATCGACGTCCTGCAGTGGACCGAGGACGGCGACGGCACGCTCGCCTGGCGCTACCCGATGCGCGACATGGAAATCCAGACCGGCGCGCAGCTCGTGGTGCGCGAGTCGCAGATGGCGATGTTCGTCAACGAGGGCCAGGTGGCCGACGTGTTCGGCGCGGGCACGCACAAGCTCGTCACGCAGAACCTGCCGCTGCTGACCAACCTGAAGAACTGGGACAAGCTGTTCGAGTCGCCCTTCAAGAGCGACGTCTACTTCTTCAGCACGCGCCAGCAGCTGGACCAGAAGTGGGGCACGCCCCAGCCCATCACCATCCGCGACGCGGAGTTCGGCGCGGTGCGCCTGCGCGCCTTCGGCAACTACGCCTGGCGCATCGTTGATCCGCGCCTGTTCTATACCGAGGTGTCGGGCACGCGCGAGAAATACGGCACCGAGGAGGTCGAGGGCCAGCTGCGCGGCCTGGTGCTGCAGAACATCAGCAACGCCATTGCCGCTTCGGGCGTGCCCTTTCTGGACCTGGCGGCCAACCAGAGCATGTTCGCCCAGGCGCTGGTCACGCAGCTCGCGCCGGAATTTGCCCGGCTGGGCATCAAGATCGAAGGCTTCACGGTGCAGAACCTCTCGCTGCCCGACGAGCTGCAGAAGGTGCTGGACCAGAAGATCGGCATGGGCATGGTCGGCGGCGACATGGGCAAGTTCATGCAGTACCAGACCGCGCAGGCGATCCCCGAGATGGCCAAGGGCGTGGGCAGCGGCGGCGACGGCGGGGGCCTGGCGGGCGCCGGCCTGGGCATGGGCGCGGGCGTGGCCATGGGGCAGATCCTGGCGCAGAACATGCAATCCGCGCTGCAACCCCAGGCACCGGCCGCGGCGGCCGGCTCGGCGGCAGCGGGCGCGGGCGCCGCTGGCGTGAAGGCCGAGGACGTGATGGCCATGCTGGAAAAGCTCGGCGAGCTCAAGTCCAAGGGCATCCTCACCGACGAAGAATTCGCCGCCAAGAAGGCCGAGTTGCTCAAGAAGCTCGTCTGA
- a CDS encoding IPTL-CTERM sorting domain-containing protein — MAAPVPSAIPTLTQWGQITLAGLLALGSAAALRRRRKHDRTEH, encoded by the coding sequence ATGGCCGCGCCCGTACCCTCCGCCATTCCCACGCTGACCCAGTGGGGCCAGATCACGCTCGCGGGTTTGCTGGCGCTGGGGAGCGCGGCGGCGCTACGGCGCCGGCGCAAGCACGACCGCACGGAGCACTGA
- a CDS encoding flagellar basal body protein, protein MSSLASIARSGLQAAHLRMEVRAHNIANLNTPGFTPQRVQAQAQAPRAGVSARVQGGERPGVVLEEEIVQQLAARTAWRANLFALRSAQDATGTLLRLFA, encoded by the coding sequence ATGTCCTCCCTCGCGTCCATCGCCCGATCCGGCCTGCAGGCCGCGCATCTGCGCATGGAGGTGAGGGCGCACAACATCGCCAACCTGAACACCCCGGGCTTCACGCCCCAGCGGGTACAGGCCCAGGCGCAGGCGCCGCGCGCGGGCGTCAGCGCCCGGGTGCAAGGCGGCGAGCGGCCCGGCGTGGTGCTGGAAGAAGAAATCGTGCAGCAGCTGGCCGCGCGCACCGCCTGGCGCGCCAACCTCTTCGCGCTGCGCAGCGCTCAGGACGCCACGGGCACGCTGCTCAGGCTGTTTGCCTGA
- a CDS encoding DUF4178 domain-containing protein has translation MATSQQRHYSAPCPGCGAPVEFLSAQSSYAVCGYCHSTVVRRGEVLARVGKMAELFEDHSPLQLMASGKWEGTAFTLIGRMQFRGEEGGWTEWNAWLDDGRRATLGEDNGAYVFTQPLQPPPADLPAPEQLGLGARLTLAGQRWSVAAHLQAHLAAAEGELPRLPPPGQQFLVVELRSDDGQVLSIDYGGTTPRLEIGRSVQLAELQLKGLKDASLKQEQGRHFDCPHCGAPVQVQLQSTKSITCGSCHSLIDLSGGIGAELLSATQQAGAAPLIALGSIGQFEGVPWQVVGYQRRLGQEPDDDEQFGWDEYLLYNQQKGFIFLVDASDGWSLVRPATGAPKLGALGAAASYLGMSYVRTSGYRAETAYVAGEFYWPVERGQQTDNVDYAATQGKGILSREKSDKEITWSYGSRLASATVAQAFGREAEADKFKRDEVGPFVASGGSGCGLTVLILIVFIMVVIMLSTCTDGSSSSGSYNRSSGGSFGGYSSGGSHK, from the coding sequence ATGGCCACTTCGCAGCAACGCCACTACAGCGCGCCCTGCCCCGGTTGCGGCGCGCCGGTGGAGTTCCTGAGCGCGCAGTCCAGCTACGCCGTCTGCGGCTATTGCCACAGCACCGTGGTGCGCCGCGGCGAGGTGCTCGCGCGCGTGGGCAAGATGGCCGAGCTGTTCGAGGACCACAGCCCGCTGCAGCTCATGGCCAGCGGCAAGTGGGAAGGCACTGCGTTCACGCTGATCGGGCGCATGCAGTTTCGCGGCGAGGAGGGCGGCTGGACCGAATGGAACGCCTGGCTGGACGACGGCCGGCGCGCAACCCTGGGCGAAGACAACGGCGCCTACGTCTTCACCCAGCCGCTGCAGCCGCCGCCCGCGGACCTGCCCGCGCCCGAGCAGCTCGGCCTGGGCGCGAGACTCACGCTGGCGGGCCAGCGCTGGAGCGTGGCCGCACACCTGCAGGCCCACCTGGCCGCGGCTGAGGGCGAGCTGCCCCGGCTGCCGCCGCCGGGCCAGCAATTCCTGGTGGTGGAGCTGCGCAGCGACGACGGCCAAGTGCTCTCCATCGACTACGGCGGCACGACGCCGCGGCTGGAGATCGGCCGCTCGGTGCAGCTGGCCGAGCTGCAGCTCAAGGGCCTGAAGGACGCATCGCTCAAGCAGGAGCAAGGCCGCCATTTCGACTGCCCGCACTGCGGCGCGCCGGTGCAGGTGCAGCTGCAGAGCACCAAGAGCATCACCTGCGGCTCCTGCCACAGCCTGATCGACCTCAGCGGCGGCATCGGCGCCGAGCTGCTCAGCGCCACGCAGCAGGCGGGCGCGGCCCCCTTGATCGCGCTGGGCAGCATCGGCCAGTTCGAGGGTGTGCCCTGGCAGGTGGTCGGCTACCAGCGCCGCCTGGGCCAGGAACCGGACGACGACGAGCAGTTCGGCTGGGACGAATACCTGCTGTACAACCAGCAAAAGGGCTTCATCTTCCTGGTGGACGCCTCGGACGGCTGGAGCCTGGTGCGCCCCGCCACCGGCGCGCCCAAGCTCGGTGCGCTGGGCGCGGCCGCGTCCTATCTGGGCATGAGCTACGTGCGCACCAGCGGCTACCGCGCCGAAACCGCCTACGTGGCCGGCGAGTTCTACTGGCCGGTGGAGCGTGGCCAGCAGACCGACAACGTGGACTACGCCGCCACCCAGGGCAAGGGCATCCTGTCGCGCGAGAAGAGCGACAAGGAAATCACCTGGTCCTACGGCAGCCGCCTGGCCAGCGCCACCGTGGCCCAGGCCTTCGGGCGCGAAGCCGAGGCCGACAAGTTCAAGCGCGACGAGGTCGGCCCCTTCGTGGCCAGCGGTGGCTCGGGCTGCGGCCTGACCGTCCTGATCCTCATCGTCTTCATCATGGTCGTCATCATGCTCAGCACCTGCACGGATGGTTCATCCTCATCCGGCAGCTACAACCGCAGCTCGGGCGGCTCCTTCGGGGGCTATTCCAGCGGCGGCAGCCACAAGTAA
- a CDS encoding DUF350 domain-containing protein has product MEWLKPAAFLGSILYAVIGVAIFWLCFVLIDKITPHDLWGEIVEKQNRALGMVVAAMCLGISIIVAAAIH; this is encoded by the coding sequence ATGGAATGGCTCAAACCCGCCGCCTTTCTCGGCTCCATCCTCTACGCCGTCATCGGCGTGGCCATCTTCTGGCTGTGTTTCGTCCTCATCGACAAGATCACCCCGCACGACCTCTGGGGCGAGATCGTCGAGAAGCAGAACCGCGCCCTGGGCATGGTCGTCGCGGCCATGTGCCTGGGCATCAGCATCATCGTGGCAGCGGCGATACATTGA
- a CDS encoding DUF2061 domain-containing protein, with the protein MSRIRRIARHHGHTLAKTGSYYVIHVCVAALVAYAVTGNLWASLTLSLLEPTVQAVAFFFHEKAWERAARRRNPQANSLSSVPVAS; encoded by the coding sequence ATGTCCCGCATCCGCCGCATCGCCCGCCACCACGGCCACACCCTGGCTAAAACCGGCAGTTATTACGTCATCCACGTCTGCGTGGCCGCCCTGGTAGCCTACGCCGTCACCGGCAACCTCTGGGCCTCGCTCACGCTCAGCCTGCTGGAGCCGACGGTGCAGGCCGTGGCCTTCTTCTTCCATGAAAAAGCCTGGGAGCGCGCGGCCCGGCGCCGCAACCCTCAGGCAAACAGCCTGAGCAGCGTGCCCGTGGCGTCCTGA